In the Helianthus annuus cultivar XRQ/B chromosome 11, HanXRQr2.0-SUNRISE, whole genome shotgun sequence genome, one interval contains:
- the LOC110888124 gene encoding glutathione S-transferase T3-like — MMMKKSSPNRHLKSSSAKKKKKKKNTGKGKAVETEPETGPKSGSRAKPRQWTKVEEEALALAFVKSSTYPIVGNNQTGTSFWKATTERFNGIMGQGPMRDLNSVSGKWRKMNKTINEFCGYYNQIYTNPPSGSNDEDILNLALAKWDSKNSTHFPHLRAWNVLKKENKWKQVPNEVATAKRSKTSEFGSYSAGGSTARCQIDINDDPIYDGDVLPVHESERPPRKGQTKKRGGRKAKRGRLGWRGRLRGGFENGRVDNRIPFVQRARG; from the exons atgatgatgaagaagtcatCCCCGAATCGCCACCTAAAGAGCTCaagcgcaaaaaaaaaaaaaaaaaaaaaaaacacgggGAAGGGGAAGGCGGTTGAAACCGAACCCGAAACCGGGCCAAAAAGCGGTTCAAGAGCAAAGCCGAGACAGTGGACAAAAGTAGAGGAGGAGGCGCTAGCACTTGCGTTTGTTAAGTCCTCAACTTACCCGATTGTCG ggAACAATCAAACGGGTACTAGTTTTTGGAAGGCGACAACGGAAAGATTTAACGGGATTATGGGGCAAGGCCCGATGCGTGATCTCAATTCCGTCTCGGGCAAGTGGCGTAAAATGAACAAGACCATCAATGAATTTTGCGGGTATTATAACCAAATTTACACTAATCCTCCTAGCGGGAGTAACGACGAGGACATTCTTAACCTTGCGTTGGCTAAATGGGATTCTAAAAATTCAACACATTTCCCACACCTCCGAGCATGGAACGTTttaaagaaagaaaacaaatggaAGCAGGTTCCAAATGAGGTCGCAACCGCCAAACGGAGTAAAACTTCCGAGTTCGGAAGTTATAGTGCGGGAGGCTCCACCGCTCGTTGTCAAATCGACATAAACGACGACCCGATATATGACGGGGATGTGTTGCCCGTTCACGAGTCGGAACGCCCCCCCCGAAAGGGACAAACTAAAAAAAGAGGCGGCCGGAAAGCGAAAAGGGGGCGGCTCGGGTGGAGGGGGCGGCTCAGGGGCGGCTTCGAAAATGGACGAGTTGATAACCGAATTCCGTTCGTTCAAAGAGCTCGCGGCTGA
- the LOC118483927 gene encoding uncharacterized protein LOC118483927, protein MTGFLNQGLERLVLLYEDSCGLNKMLEAKLKKAETTIMDQAAIATAKSEHYEAKYKAMTQEHQSAIKKITHEAQAKSDAAQVQHEHDMASYREGLKNSVVISLLQARLKMSYEAKALGFECPSWNVEAWEVKLRDLGGNLVEHHVKLVVEEPAKVADADATKDADGDAGKDAGADEAMVEEDAAP, encoded by the exons ATGACTGGCTTCCTCAATCAG GGCCTCGAGCGGCTTGTGCTCCTCTACGAAGATTCATGCGGGCTGAACAAGATGTTAGAGGCTAAGCTGAAGAAGGCTGAAACCACCATCATGGACCAAGCAGCAATTGCCACTGCCAAGTCTGAGCATTATGAAGCCAAGTACAAAGCAATGACCCAAGAGCACCAATCTGCCATCAAGAAGATCACCCACGAGGCTCAAGCCAAGTCTGATGCTGCCCAGGTTCAACACGAGCATGATATGGCTTCATATCGGGAAGGCCTCAAGAATTCTGTCGTCATCTCCCTCCTCCAGGCTAGATTGAAAATGTCCTATGAGGCTAAGGCCCTGGGCTTCGAATGCCCCTCATGGAATGTTGAGGCTTGGGAGGTGAAGTTGAGGGATCTTGGTGGCAATCTCGTGGAGCATCATGTGAAGCTTGTCGTTGAGGAGCCTGCTAAGGTGGCTGATGCTGATGCTACAAAGGATGCTGACGGTGATGCTGGGAAGGATGCTGGTGCTGATGAAGCCATGGTCGAAGAGGATGCTGCCCCTTGA